TCCTCCCGGTACTTAGATGTTTCAGTTCCCGGGGTTGGCTCTCCTTTCGGAGTACTATACCTTCAGTATAGTGGGTTGTCCCATTCGGAAATCTACGGATGTAACGATTGTGTGCATCTCCCCGTAGCTTATCGCAGCTTACCACGTCCTTCATCGCCTCTCAGAGCCAAGGCATCCACCATGCGCCCTTAGTTGCTTTAAAAAATTTGAAATTGTATTGTTACCCGACCACCAACTTCAGACCACCAATTACTTGATGATGCAAAAAATTAATGTGATCGATAAAAAAAATAGACTCTTTCGTCTAACAACTTTTTTGATTTTTCCAATATGTCAAAGAACTTAGTCAATTAGCTGATTAGCTAATGACCTGGAAGATGATTGGGTTGCGAACCCCTAGCCCTACTAAAGTTTAGTAAGCAACATCTTAATATAAAAAGAACTCTCAAGTTTGGTGGAGGATATCGGAGTCGAACCGATGACCCCCTGCGTGCAAGGCAGGTGCTCTAGCCAGCTGAGCTAACCCCCCAAATTTTGGTTGATCGTTGCTTCAGTTGGCAAAGTGATCAGTCGAATCAACTTTTCCACTTACTCCACTTCTCAACAGCTTTTGTTGGTAGACCCGAGCAGATTTGAACTGCTGACCCCTACATTATCAGTGTAGTGCTCTAACCAGGCTGAGCTACGGATCTGTTTTTGTCCGGTGTAGCCCCGTCGCGTTCTGTGTTCGGGTTACTTTTGGTTTGTAAAAGAACTTTTTATTTGAAAGATTTTGGAAACAACAGCTTAGCGTAGGTTGCTAAGCTCTAAAAAGGAGGTATTCCAGCCGCACCTTCCGATACGGCTACCTTGTTACGACTTAGCCCCAGTTACCAGTTTTACCCTAGGCGGCTCCTTGCGGTTACCGACTTTAGGTACACCCGGCTTCCATGGCTTGACGGGCGGTGTGTGCAAGGTCCGGGAACGTATTCACCGTATCATTGCTGATATACGATTACTAGCGATTCCAGCTTCATGGAGTCGAGTTGCAGACTCCAATCTGAACTGAGAGGCGTTTTTTGGGATTGGCTCCTTATCGCTAAGTGGCAGCCCTTTGTACGCCCCATTGTAGCACGTGTGTAGCCCTGGGCATAAAGGCCATGATGACTTGACATCATCCCCTCCTTCCTCGCGTCTTACGACGGCAGTTTCACTAGAGTTCCCAGCGTTACCTGATGGCAACTAGTGATGGGGGTTGCGCTCGTTGCGGGACTTAACCCAACACCTCACGGCACGAGCTGACGACAGCCATGCAGCACCTTACTGGCGGTGTATTGCTACAAAGTGAGCTTTCACCCACGGTCCACCAGCATTCTAGCCCAGGTAAGGTTCCTCGCGTATCATCGAATTAAACCACATGCTCCACCGCTTGTGCGGACCCCCGCCAATTCCTTTGAGTTTCAACCTTGCGGTCGTACTTCCCAGGTGGGATACTTAATGCTTTCGCTCAGACACACACAGTGTATCGCGTATGTCGAGTATCCATAGTTTAGGGCGTGGACTACCAGGGTATCTAATCCTGTTTGATCCCCACGCTTTCGTGCCTCAGAGTCAATCTTCGTGTAACGAGCTGCCTTCGCAATTGGTGTTCTATGTCATATCTAAGCATTTCACCGCTACATGACATATTCCGCTCATCTCCACGGGATTCAAGACAGAGAGTATCCACGGCAGTTCTAGAGTTAAGCTCTAGGATTTCACCACGGACTTCCCTGCCCTCCTACGCACCCTTTAAACCCAGTGAATCCGGATAACGCTTGCACCCTCCGTATTACCGCGGCTGCTGGCACGGAGTTAGCCGGTGCTTATTCCCAGGGTACCGTCAACACTCTTGGAAAAAAGTGGTTTCTTCCCCTGTAAAAGAAGTTTACAATCCAGAGGACCTTCATCCTTCACGCGGCATGGCTGGTTCAGAGTTGCCTCCATTGACCAATATTCCTTACTGCTGCCTCCCGTAGGAGTCGGGCCCGTGTCTCAGTGCCCGTGTGACTGGTCGTGCTCTCACACCAGTTACTGATCGCAGGCTTGGTGGGCCGTTACCCCGCCAACTACCTAATCAGCCGCACGCTCATCCATAACCGCCGGAGCTATACTAAAGAGGTGATGCCACCCCCAGAGGTTACGAGGTATTAATCCTCCTTTCGGAGGGCTATGCCCCAGTTATGGGTAGATTGCGTACGTGTTCCGCACCCGTTTGCCGGTCGCCAGCAATGGTATTGCTACCACCCTGCTGCCCCTCGACTTGCATGTATTAAGCCTGCCGCTAGCGTTCATCCTGAGCCAGGATCAAACTCTCCATTGTAAATGAGTTGTTTGACTGTCCTGACTATTAAAATTCTCAAAAAGAGTAAATTAACGAGTCAATCAATCTGTAAATTCTATTGCTTGACCTACCTAATGTTGTTTTACTTTTCAGTAAAACGTGCTGTTGCTTCCAAACTTTCAAAGAACTTACCACCCGTAGATGGCTTGTGTAAGTGATAAGGTTATGAACCTTCAGACCGTGATGTCACACTTAAATTTCAACTGGTTTTTTAAAGAACCTGCGGCGTTTTCCGCAGCCCCGTTTTTCGATTGGGAGTGCAAAACTACAACCTCTGTTCCATTCCGCCAAAACTTTTTTTATTTCTTTTCCACTTTTTTCAACGATGAAAACGTTTATAAAGTATTGAAGACCAGTTATTTAAAGAGCAGCTATTTTTCAAAAGCGGAGCGCAAAGATACAGGGAATCGGTGTTACCCGCCAAATGTTTTTGAAAACTTTTTTCTTAAAAACCCGGTGAAGCGCCGCTTCACTAAGTTTTAAAAACCAATTCCTCAAAAAGCGGGGGCAAAACTACGGATAAGTTTTTGATAACCAATGAATTATTTTAAACCCTTCCCTCGTTTTCCCGTTCCCTCTCTCCCTTCCTTCAAAAAGCGGACGCAAAGATAGGTAGCTCTGCCCTACCCACCAAACTATTTGACCACTTTCTTCAAAAAAATGTCCTTTTATTTGAATGTTTCATCATTTTCAACACTATTTCTGATATTACATTATATAATAGATATTATATATAAGATAATACTCCTATTACTTCTTCAATTAAGAAATCAATCAGCTTTCAATATTCCATCAGGATATTGAACCTTTTCTAAAAACAACCCGGTGGAAGGAACAGAAAATCCACACTTACCAACACCCTCAAACAGCTGTTCAAACGCCTTAAGTTCCAATTTACCCCTTCCCACTTTAAGTTGAGAAGCCGTTAACAGCCTAACCATCCCTCTTAAAAATCGGTTTCCTTCTACTCTATATAATAATAAATCCCCCTCTTCTACCCATTCGCTCCTATATATAGTACAAATGAAGTTTTTAACCTGAGTATTGGTTTTAGAAAAGGCAAAGAAGTTGTTCTGCTCCTTAATGATAGCTGCCGTTGTATGCAACAACTCAATAGAAACATTATAAGGATAAAAAAGAGCTGTTTCCTGTAAGAAGGGATTTCTAGTACGATTGATCCTATACTCATAGGCCCTACTGGTAGCATCAAAACGAGAATGGGCAGTATCAGCTACTGGAAATAAGTTCTTTACTACAATATCATCTGGCAGTAAAGCATTCACCTTATAAAGGAACTGTGGATGAAGCGGCAGCTCTTCATCGAAATGAAAAAAGTTTTGAAGTGCATGTACACCAGCATCGGTACGTGACGAACCCGTTAATGTAATAGGTCGGCGATGGATTATCTGTAAGGCTCTTTCA
This genomic interval from Flavisolibacter tropicus contains the following:
- the truA gene encoding tRNA pseudouridine(38-40) synthase TruA, with protein sequence MQRYFLEVAYKGTQYSGFQIQENANTIQAEIERALQIIHRRPITLTGSSRTDAGVHALQNFFHFDEELPLHPQFLYKVNALLPDDIVVKNLFPVADTAHSRFDATSRAYEYRINRTRNPFLQETALFYPYNVSIELLHTTAAIIKEQNNFFAFSKTNTQVKNFICTIYRSEWVEEGDLLLYRVEGNRFLRGMVRLLTASQLKVGRGKLELKAFEQLFEGVGKCGFSVPSTGLFLEKVQYPDGILKAD